GCGGTTCAGCCCGTCCCAGACCGTCGCCACCATCGGCTGGCGCAGGTTCAGCACCTGGAAATTAATCAGCCAGGACATGATGATATGGGCGATCATCAGGAACCAGACCACGCTGAGGACCAGATCAATCGTTTGATAGAGTGTTACCATTCGTTCAGCCCTCGATCAGAATGCGCAGCATGCGGCGCAGCGGCTCGGCCGCGCCCCATAGAAGCTGGTCGCCGATTGTGAACGCCCCGACATATTCGGGACCCATTGCCAGCTTGCGGATGCGCCCCACGGGAATAGTCATGGTGCCCGTCACCGCAACCGGGGTCAGATCACGCATCGTCGCCTCTTTTTCGTTCGGGACGACTTTCGACCACGGGTTGTCATGTTCGATCAGCGCCTCGATCTCACCCACCGGCACATCGCCTTTCAGCTTGAAGGTCAGCGCCTGGGAATGGCAGCGCATCGCGCCGATCCGCACACAGAACCCGTCAACCGGGATCGCACGCTCATCCGAGCCGCCAAGCGCATCGGGACCCCGGCCGAGGATCTTGTTTGTCTCGGCCATGCCCTTCCATTCTTCCTTGGACACTCCGTTGCCCAGATCCGCGTCAATCCACGGAATGACCGAACCGCCAAGAACCGCGCCGAACTGCGCCGCCTCATCGCTGCCCAGCATAGCCTGCTGGCGCACAAGCAGTTTGCGGTCGATTTCGAGGATCGCCGATTTCGGGTCGTCCAGCAGATCACGCACTTCGGCATTCAGCGTGCCGAACTGGGTCAGCAATTCGCGCATATGCTTGGCACCGCCGCCCGAGGCTGCCTGATAGGTCTGGGTCGACATCCATTCGACCAGTCCGGCCTTGAACAACGCGCCAACGCCCATCAGCATGCACGAGACAGTGCAGTTCCCGCCAACCCAGTTGCGGTTGCCCGCCGCCATCGCCGCGTCGATCTGCGGACGGTTGACCGGGTCCAGCACGATCAGCGCATCGTCCTTCATCCGCAGGGTCGATGCCGCGTCGATCCAGTGGCCGTTCCAGCCCTCGGCCCGCAGCTTGCCATGCATTTCCGTGGTATAATCGCCCCCCTGACAGGTCAGGATCGCCTCACAGCTTTTCAGCGCCTGCAGATCATAGGCATCGGCCAGCGGCGCATCGCCTAGCGGGGCTTTGCCCCCGGCATTCGAGGTCGAGAAGAAAACCGGCTCGATCTTGTCGAAATCGCCCTCGGCTGTCATCCGGTCCATCAGAACCGAACCTACCATGCCCCGCCAGCCAATCAGGCCGACCCGCGGCGTCTCATTCATCGCCATAGCCATTTCCCCTGTCATTCACGCCACTGACCTATGACAGGCGCGGACCGTGTGCAAGGTTGCGCGACGTTCACATTGACGCTGACCGCCGCTCTGATACCGCCTGTCATGTCAGGAGGTCCGACCATGTATCCGTTGATCAGATTCACCAAGGAATTGCTGAAATTCCGCAACGCGCCGAAGCTGGGACTTCTGGACAGCCATATCTCGACCCATATGTGCTGGCCGTGGGATCTCGACCCCTGGATCGAGCTGAATAACGGGCGGACCCTGACGCTTTACGATCTGGGACGCCTGCCGATGGCCGCGCGTGCCGGACTTGTCGAGACGATGCGTGCGCGGAAATGGAGCATCACCGTCGCCGGTAACTCGGTCCGGTATCGCCGCAGGATCCGTGCGTTTCATCGCTTTAGCATGATCAGCCGGGTGATCGGATGGGATCATCGCTTCATCTATATGGAGCAGTCGATGTGGCGGAACCGGGAATGCTGCAACCATATGCTGCTGCGCAGCGCCTGCACGGCGGGAAAAGGGATCGTATCGCCTTCTGAGGTCGTAGCGGCAATGGGCCATGACATCGAAAGCCCGGAGTTGCCGGACTGGGTGAAGGCATGGATCGAGGCCGACGCGCAGCGCCCCTGGCCTCCGGTCATTCCCGATGATGCCCGCCGGGCGATAGACGAAAGCTGAGCTTTCCGCCTGCGCTTCGGCGTCGATATTTACGGTCTGTTACCCGGTTTGCGGAAAAGAAGGTTGCCAAAAGCGACCTATTTGGCCTTATTTCGGCTGAAGACGCAGAAGGGGCGCCGAATGAACCGTAAACGCATCTGGGGCTGGTGGTTCTTCGACTGGGCGTGCCAGCCTTACCATACGCTTCTGGTCTCGTTCATCTTCTCGATCTATTACGCCGAGATCGCGCGAAACAGCTATGTTGCGCAAGGCATGGACGCTGCACAGGCCGGGGCAGCGGCGCAGTCGCTCTGGGGATACGGGCTGGCGATCGGCGGTGCGGCGATTGCCATTCTCGCCCCCATTCTGGGGACGGTGGCGGACAGTACCGGACGCCGTATGCCCTGGGTCTGGTTCTTCTCGGGCGTGATCGTCGTCAGCGCATCCGGGCTGTGGCTACTGTCTCCCGAAGATCCAAGGCTGGTTCTTTCCGTCGCCCTGTTCGGGCTTGGATTGGCCGGGGTGGAACTGGCGACGATCTTCACGAACGCAATGCTGCCGGGATTAGCCCCGCGCGAGGAAACCGGCCGGATCTCGGGCACCGGCTTCGCCTTCGGATATCTCGGAGGGCTGGTGTCCCTTGCTATCATGCTTCTGTTTTTCGCCGAAAGCAGCAGCGGAACGACACTGATCGGCCTCCGCCCGCTTTTCGGGCTTGATCCCGAACTGCGTCAGGGCACCCGCTTTGTCGGCCCGTTCACCGCTTTATGGTTCGCTCTGTTCATGATCCCGTTCTTCCTGTGGGTCAGGGAGCCGCAGGGTCAGGGCAAGCCGTTCCATCCGCTTGCAGCGGCACGGGATCTTATGGCCTTGCTGCGCAGCCTGCGGCACCGGCGCAGCCTTCTGACATGGCTGATCTCTTCGATGCTGTCGCGTGACGCGCTGAACGGGTTATACGGGTTCGGAGGCGTCTATGCCGGGACCATGCTGGGGTGGCCGGTCATTCTCTCGGGTATTTTCGGAATTGTCACCGTAATCGCGGCGATCTTCATTTCATGGCTTGGTGGCCGGGCGGATCAGAAATGGGGTCCCAAACCCGTGGTGATCGCCGCCATTATCGCGCTGACAGTCGTTTGCATCGTCATTGTCTCAATGGATCGCAGCGCCATTTTCGGCATCCCCCTGCCCGAGGGTTCGAAACTGCCCGACGCGATCTTCTTTCTTTGCGGTACGGTGATCGGCGGTGCAGGAGGCGCGATGCAGGCCGCGTCGCGCACATTGACCGTGCGGCACACCTCGGCCGAGCGGGCGACCGAGATCTTCGGCCTTTATGCGCTGTCAGGCAAGGCGACTGCCTTTCTTGCCCCCTTCCTGATCGCCCTTGTGACCGATCTGACCGGCAATCAGAGAATTGGCATCTCTCCGCTGATCGTGATGTTCCTTCTCGCGGTGTTTTTGTTAAACTGGGTCAACAAAAACGGAGAGGCAGAGCAGTGATCCGCAAATTCATCCTGACGGCGGCCGCCGTCCTGGGGCTTGCAACGCCCGGACTGGCCGATCCTTTGGCAAAAGACGTTTTCGGCCATGTCCCCGGTCCGACCGCTGCACCGGGCGTGTCGATCGGCAGTTACAGCAAAGGCTGCGTATCGGGCGCAGTCCAGCTTCCCGAAACCGGCCCGACATGGCAGGCCATGCGCCTGTCGCGCAACCGCAACTGGGCCCATCCCGAGATGGTGAATTTCGTGATCGGCCTGTCCGAAGCCGCAACGAAAATGGGTTTCCGCGGCCTCTATATCGGCGATATGAGCCAGATGCGCGGCGGCCCGATGCTCAGCGGTCATGCCAGCCACCAACTTGGACTGGATGCGGATATCTGGATGTTGCCGCCCTCATCCCTGTCCCTCTCGCGCGAGCAGCGTGAGAATATCTCTTCGATCACCGTGGTCTCGTCGAACGGGCTGAGCGTCAACGGCAACTGGACCCCTTCGCACGCCGCCATCATCCAGTCGGCGGCGATGGATCCGCGCGTCGACCGCATCTTTCTGGATGCCGCGATCAAGGTTGCAATGTGCGACGCCAATGGCGACCGGGGAAGCTGGCTGCAAAAGCTGCGTCCGACTCCGAACCATGATTATCATTTCCATGTCCGTCTGAACTGCCCGGCGGGAAGCCCCGGCTGCCAGAACCCCGCGGCCCCTGTGGCTGCGCTTTCGGGCAATGATAATGGCTGCGGTTCGGCCCGGCAGGAGCTGGCCTATCGCGCAAACCCCTCGACCCGACCGAAGGGGACGCCGAACCCGAATTACCGCCATCCCCGCAGCTTCCGGTTAAGTGAGATGCCGAGGCAATGCCAGGCCGTCGCTACCGCACGCTGATCCTTCCCTTCCTGATATCGATACTGGCCTCCCCGTCTTTCGCGGCAGCCAGTGTCGAATATATCGGAACATTTGTCTGGTCTCTGTCGGAAGATGATTTCGGCGGGTTTTCGGGCATCGAAATCGCCGATGACGGCAATTCCTTCCATGTCATCTCAGACCGCGCCCGCATCCGGTGGGGCATGATCGAGCGCGACAGCTCGGGCCGTATCCGCAATATGCGCATGGCGGGCCGCGCACATCTTCAGGACAGCGCCGGAACCGCGCTTCTCCCCGGACGGCTTGGCGACAGTGAAGGTCTGGCCATCGCCCCGGACGGCACGATCTGGGTCAGTTTCGAAGGGCTGGACCGCGTTGCCCGCTATGACGATGTCGACAGGCCGGCAACGCGGATCGATATCCCGGATGCGTGGCAGTCGATCCCCACCAATGAGGGTTTCGAGGCGCTTGCCATTACAGCGGACGGCACCCTGCTGACGCTTCCGGAATACGCCATTGGCGAGCAGACAAGCTTCCCGGTCTGGCGCTATGCGAATGGAAGCTGGGATCAGCCATTTTCGCTGCCCGGATCCGAGAAATGGCAGGCTGTCGGCGCCGATATCGGGCCTGACGGCAAGTTCTATCTGCTGGAACGCAATTTTCGCGGCCTGCTTGGTTTTCAGTCCCGCGTCCGGCGTTTCACATTCTCGGATGACGGTTTTTCAGACGAAGAGCCGATCCTGGAAAGCAACACGCTGCAATATGACAATCTCGAAGGCATCTCGGTCTGGGATGATGGGCAGGGCATCCGGATCACCATGATCTCGGACGATAATTTCCTTGCTATTCAGCGCACGGAACTGGTCGAGTACCGGATTCTGAACTAACTTCTGCGCCCTCTCGCAAACCAGTCCAGAAATGTCCTGAGACGCGCCGTCTGCAAAATCCGCGACGGGTAATAGATATGGAACTGGACCGGGGCGGGTTCGTATTTCGGCAGCAGCTCGACCAGCCTGCCCTCGTTTATCGCGTCCTCCTCGATGGCATGAAAGCTTTGCGCGATCACCTGACCCGAGCGCACCGCCATCCCGATCCCCCGGATATCGTCCAGACTGATCGCCGCCGGAGGATCAAGCTCCAGCCGCTGATCGCCGTCGCGGAACTGCAGCGGTTCCAGTCTCTGGCTTCCGGGGAAACGGTATCGCTGAATGCGGTGGCCGATCAGATCCGCCGGGACTGCCGGGGTCCCGTGGCGGGCAAGATAATCCGGGCTGGCCAACAGCACCCTGCGCAATGGCGGGCCGAAGGGAAGCGAGATCATGTCTCCTTCCAGCGACTCGCGCAGCCGGATCCCGGCATCGAACCCGCCTTTCACGATATCGGTCAGTCGGTCATCCGTACTCAGCTCAAGCTGGATCGCCGGATTGGCCTGAATGAACTGCGCAAGCTGCGGCATGATGCAGATCTCCAGCGCCAGCCGGGAAAGAGAGACCCGCAGCGGACCTTCAGACTGCCCCTCGCTGTCGCGCAAGGCCTGCGTCGCCTGAGACAGACGCGACAGCGGCGCGTCGATATCGGCCAAAAGACGCGTTCCGGCCTCGGTCAGCCTCAGCGAGCGGCTGGTCCGGGCGAAAAGCCGCACCCCCAGATGCTCCTCCAGGACGCGTATCGATTGTGAGACAGCAGACGGCGTCACACCCAACCGTCCCGCAGCAGCGGTAAAGCCGCCATGCACCGCGACAGCGCGAAAAACAGGCAGGCCTGCAAGAATACGAGCTTCTATCATGAAGCATTACTAACAGATAAAATCTGTAATTCTATATTTTTTCTAAATAATTTTAGTGGGAAATTGATGTTGTTCGGTTAAGCCGGAACTCATCCGATATTGATACGCGATTGAACAAGGCAGTCGACAACGCTTTGGGAGGCGGCAGGATCGTTTTTCGCCGTGCGCTCACATGGCCGATAGGTCCGAAAAACGGGCGCAGCATGCTCGCCCTGACCAACACGGCGCCTGAAGGGATGGTCGGACGTTTCGCCATTGAAATGGCGGAAGCCGCAGCGTGACCCGGACGCAGCGACGATTCCGCGGCGTTGACTTCGCAGCCGCGCTGCCCTATCGCCGCGATGTCCCGGCTATGGGACCGAGTTGTTCCGCCACCTTGTAAAACGGAAAATACATGACCCGCTTCCTTCCCGGCGTAATCGCCATGGCCATCGTCGTGGTGGCCTCGAATATCCTTGTTCAATACCATCTCGGTGCCTGGGTGACCTGGGGTGCGATTTCTTATCCCTTCGCCTTTCTGGTGACGGATGTGATGAATCGCGTCTATGGCCCGGCTGCGGCGCGGCGCGTTGTACTGGTCGGTTTCGTGATCGGCGTAATCTGTTCGCTGATTGCCGCCGGGCTGGACAAGACCACGCTGCGTATTGCCATTGCCTCAGGCGCGGCCTTCCTGCTGGCGCAATTGCTGGATATCACCGTCTTCAACGCAATGCGTAACCGGGGCGGCTGGTGGACAGCGCCAGCCTTGTCCTCTTTCGTCGGGTCGGCGCTGGATACGGCGCTGTTCTTCTCAATCGCATTCGCCGCTCAGCTCAGCTTCATTCATCCGGCTGAAGATGTCTCCTGGGCGAATGAAATGATCCCGCTTCTGGGGACCGGTCCGGTGGCTCCGGTCTGGGCCTCGCTTGCAGTGGCGGACTGGATCATGAAATTGTTACTGGCTCTTCTGTCTTTGGTGCCGTTCAGGCTGATCGTACACAGCATCTTGCGTCGGCAACCCTCATTTTGAGTTGACTTATCCACAGCCTGTGGCAGGCTGGCGATACGTGGCAACATTTGAAAGGAGGTGGTCCAGTGTCGAGAGTGATATTGGAGAGAGGTGTCGGGACAGTCAGGGGGGCCGCGGCCTGAGGGCAAACCCCAGGTTACAGAACTCTGACTGGGACGGACGGATCTTCGATCCCTAACCGGACCATCTCCGAGGATCTCGCGGGCCGCTGCCTCTGGCGCGGCCCGTTTCCTTTTTCTGACAGAAGATCCAGCCGGCAATTCACATCGGGTTAGGCTTTCTCCGCTAAGCCGAAGCCCATGAAAACGAATCCGATCAGCACAGCCGATTCTCTGGTCCCCGTCAGCGCCCGCCGGGTTCTGGTCGTGGATGACAGCCGCGCTCAGCGGATGATGCTGTCCATCCACCTCAATCGCGCCGGGTATGAGGTGCTGGAAGCGGAAAGCGGCGATGCCGCGCTTGAGATATGCCGGACGCAGCGGCCGGATGTGATCCTGTCGGATTGGGTCATGGCAGGGATGACCGGGCCGGATCTGTGCCGGGAAATCAGGTCCCGGCACTGGCGCGACTATATCTATTTCATCCTGATCACCTCGAAAGCCGATCCTGCCGATATCGCCTTCGGACTGGAAAGCGGCGCGGATGATTTCTTAACCAAGCCCATCGCCGCGGCGGAACTTCTGGCCCGCCTGCGGGCCGGGGAACGGATCCTGCGCCTTCAGGACGATGCCCGCCGGGCCAATGCGAAACTGACCGAGACCCTGTCCCAGCTTCGCAGCGCACAGGCCTCGATGGATCGCGACCTGACAGAGGCGCGTCGCCTTCAGCAGGGCCTCATCGGCAACCGGCAAGAGCGGTTCGGTGATTTCGCTGTGTCCAATATACTGCGTCCCGCCGGGCATGTTGGCGGCGATCTTACGGGCAGTTTCGCCATCAATGCGCGACGATTTGGGGTGTTTTCAATCGACGTATCAGGCCACGGCGTGACGGCGGCCTTGCTGACGGCGCGGCTGGCAACGCAGTTTTCCTCATCCGTCGATCAGAACGCGGCGCTGTTCATCAATGAGTTCGGACTTTACGATTCGCGCCCCCCGGCTGCACTTGCGCGATATCTGAACCATTTGCTGCTGACCGATCTTCAGACCGATAATTATTTCACGATGGTCTTTGCGATTGTCGATCAGATCACATGGGAGGTCTGCCTGGTTCAGGCAGGCCACCCCTACCCCCTGCTTCAGCGTGTGGATGGCAGTGTTGAGCAAATCGGCAAAGGCGGATTGCCGGTCGGCGTCATGGAACACGCGACATATGACGAAATTTCGCTGAAGCTTAAGCCGGGTGAGCGGCTTCTGATCGCCTCGGACGGGCTGTCGGACGTGACGGACCGGGCGGGGCAGGCACTGGGCACGGAAGGGCTGTCCGCCATCCTTTCCGCAGACCGAAACACCTACGGCGTCGATCTGCTGGAAACGATGGTCGGTGCAGTGCTGAGCCACAGCAATGGCGAGCAATGCGACGATATGTCAGCGGTACTGCTGGAGCACCGTGCCAGCGGTCACGGCAGCGCGCCGAAAAGATGATGCCGTGCGGTTCACTCAGGACAGTCAGGCCATCACTTCGCGCAGGCCGGTCAGACCCACTCCCAGGGACGGGTGAACGCACCGAGTATATGGCTGACCGCTTCCTCATCGACAGTGCCGTCACGGGTGATTTTCACGACCAGACCGCGCTTTTTATCCTCGAACACCTCGGCGACGCTTGCCCCGGTTCCTTCAAGGGCGGCATCATAAACACGCTTTATCGCAAGCTTGCGCAGATCCGGCTTGAAGATCTTGCCGACCGCCGTTTTCGGCAACTCGGGCAGGATTTCCAAGTGCTTCGGTACGGCGGCACGTTCGTGGATACGGCTGCGGGCATGTTCGAGAAGCTCGGCATCCGTCACCTTGCCGCCCTCGACAAGTTCGACATAGGCGCAGGGAAGTTCTCCGGCACGCGCATCCGGCTGGCCGATGGCCCCGGCAAAAGCAACATCGGGATGAGAGAGAAGCGCGTCCTCGATTTCTGCCGGGTCGAGATTATGCCCGCCCCGGATGATCAGATCCTTCGCCCGGCCGGTGATCCACAGATAGCCATCCGGATCGATCCGCCCAAGATCGCCGGTCCGCAGAAAACGGCCCTCGGCAAAAAGATCGCGGTTCTTGTCAGACTCGGTATAGGTCGAGCCTTCAAAGACGCCGGGGCTCGCCACGCAGATCTCGCCAACCTCGTCAGTGGCGCATTCGACAAACGCATCGTCGCGCCGGTTCAGAATCCGCACATGGGAATATGGCAGTGGAATACCGACCGAGCCGACCTTTTTCAGCCCATCGACCGGGTTGCAGGACACCAGACAGGTGGCCTCGGTCAGGCCATAACCCTCTGCGATCTCAACCCCGGTGGCGGCCTTGAAGCGGTTATAAAGCTCGATCGGCAGCGCCGCCGATCCCGAAATCGCCGTCCGCAGAGAAGATACATCCGCGTCGACCGGCCTTTGCATCAGCGCGGAAATCGCCGTCGGGACAGTGATCAGGAACGTGACCTGCCAACGCTCGATCAGTTTCCAGAAATTGTCGAACACACCATCGCCACGATATCCGGCAGGCGTCGGCATCACCATATGCGCACCCGAAGCGACGCAGCTCATCAGGATCGGATAGGCGGCGAAGACGTGGAACAACGGCAGCGGGCAGATCAGCACGTCATGTTCGTCGAACAGCAGCGAGGCACCCAGAAAACCGTTATAGATCATCCCCGAATATTTATGCTGCGCCACTTTTGGCAGGCCGGTGGTGCCGC
This sequence is a window from Paracoccus aerodenitrificans. Protein-coding genes within it:
- a CDS encoding YggT family protein gives rise to the protein MVTLYQTIDLVLSVVWFLMIAHIIMSWLINFQVLNLRQPMVATVWDGLNRLLEPIYTPIRRILPNTGGLDLAPLVVFVIIIVLRMALQNNAGFFYGY
- the asd gene encoding aspartate-semialdehyde dehydrogenase, which translates into the protein MAMNETPRVGLIGWRGMVGSVLMDRMTAEGDFDKIEPVFFSTSNAGGKAPLGDAPLADAYDLQALKSCEAILTCQGGDYTTEMHGKLRAEGWNGHWIDAASTLRMKDDALIVLDPVNRPQIDAAMAAGNRNWVGGNCTVSCMLMGVGALFKAGLVEWMSTQTYQAASGGGAKHMRELLTQFGTLNAEVRDLLDDPKSAILEIDRKLLVRQQAMLGSDEAAQFGAVLGGSVIPWIDADLGNGVSKEEWKGMAETNKILGRGPDALGGSDERAIPVDGFCVRIGAMRCHSQALTFKLKGDVPVGEIEALIEHDNPWSKVVPNEKEATMRDLTPVAVTGTMTIPVGRIRKLAMGPEYVGAFTIGDQLLWGAAEPLRRMLRILIEG
- a CDS encoding acyl-CoA thioesterase, with the protein product MYPLIRFTKELLKFRNAPKLGLLDSHISTHMCWPWDLDPWIELNNGRTLTLYDLGRLPMAARAGLVETMRARKWSITVAGNSVRYRRRIRAFHRFSMISRVIGWDHRFIYMEQSMWRNRECCNHMLLRSACTAGKGIVSPSEVVAAMGHDIESPELPDWVKAWIEADAQRPWPPVIPDDARRAIDES
- a CDS encoding MFS transporter; translated protein: MNRKRIWGWWFFDWACQPYHTLLVSFIFSIYYAEIARNSYVAQGMDAAQAGAAAQSLWGYGLAIGGAAIAILAPILGTVADSTGRRMPWVWFFSGVIVVSASGLWLLSPEDPRLVLSVALFGLGLAGVELATIFTNAMLPGLAPREETGRISGTGFAFGYLGGLVSLAIMLLFFAESSSGTTLIGLRPLFGLDPELRQGTRFVGPFTALWFALFMIPFFLWVREPQGQGKPFHPLAAARDLMALLRSLRHRRSLLTWLISSMLSRDALNGLYGFGGVYAGTMLGWPVILSGIFGIVTVIAAIFISWLGGRADQKWGPKPVVIAAIIALTVVCIVIVSMDRSAIFGIPLPEGSKLPDAIFFLCGTVIGGAGGAMQAASRTLTVRHTSAERATEIFGLYALSGKATAFLAPFLIALVTDLTGNQRIGISPLIVMFLLAVFLLNWVNKNGEAEQ
- the mepA gene encoding penicillin-insensitive murein endopeptidase; translated protein: MIRKFILTAAAVLGLATPGLADPLAKDVFGHVPGPTAAPGVSIGSYSKGCVSGAVQLPETGPTWQAMRLSRNRNWAHPEMVNFVIGLSEAATKMGFRGLYIGDMSQMRGGPMLSGHASHQLGLDADIWMLPPSSLSLSREQRENISSITVVSSNGLSVNGNWTPSHAAIIQSAAMDPRVDRIFLDAAIKVAMCDANGDRGSWLQKLRPTPNHDYHFHVRLNCPAGSPGCQNPAAPVAALSGNDNGCGSARQELAYRANPSTRPKGTPNPNYRHPRSFRLSEMPRQCQAVATAR
- a CDS encoding esterase-like activity of phytase family protein — protein: MPGRRYRTLILPFLISILASPSFAAASVEYIGTFVWSLSEDDFGGFSGIEIADDGNSFHVISDRARIRWGMIERDSSGRIRNMRMAGRAHLQDSAGTALLPGRLGDSEGLAIAPDGTIWVSFEGLDRVARYDDVDRPATRIDIPDAWQSIPTNEGFEALAITADGTLLTLPEYAIGEQTSFPVWRYANGSWDQPFSLPGSEKWQAVGADIGPDGKFYLLERNFRGLLGFQSRVRRFTFSDDGFSDEEPILESNTLQYDNLEGISVWDDGQGIRITMISDDNFLAIQRTELVEYRILN
- a CDS encoding LysR substrate-binding domain-containing protein, giving the protein MIEARILAGLPVFRAVAVHGGFTAAAGRLGVTPSAVSQSIRVLEEHLGVRLFARTSRSLRLTEAGTRLLADIDAPLSRLSQATQALRDSEGQSEGPLRVSLSRLALEICIMPQLAQFIQANPAIQLELSTDDRLTDIVKGGFDAGIRLRESLEGDMISLPFGPPLRRVLLASPDYLARHGTPAVPADLIGHRIQRYRFPGSQRLEPLQFRDGDQRLELDPPAAISLDDIRGIGMAVRSGQVIAQSFHAIEEDAINEGRLVELLPKYEPAPVQFHIYYPSRILQTARLRTFLDWFARGRRS
- a CDS encoding queuosine precursor transporter; translated protein: MTRFLPGVIAMAIVVVASNILVQYHLGAWVTWGAISYPFAFLVTDVMNRVYGPAAARRVVLVGFVIGVICSLIAAGLDKTTLRIAIASGAAFLLAQLLDITVFNAMRNRGGWWTAPALSSFVGSALDTALFFSIAFAAQLSFIHPAEDVSWANEMIPLLGTGPVAPVWASLAVADWIMKLLLALLSLVPFRLIVHSILRRQPSF
- a CDS encoding PP2C family protein-serine/threonine phosphatase, translated to MKTNPISTADSLVPVSARRVLVVDDSRAQRMMLSIHLNRAGYEVLEAESGDAALEICRTQRPDVILSDWVMAGMTGPDLCREIRSRHWRDYIYFILITSKADPADIAFGLESGADDFLTKPIAAAELLARLRAGERILRLQDDARRANAKLTETLSQLRSAQASMDRDLTEARRLQQGLIGNRQERFGDFAVSNILRPAGHVGGDLTGSFAINARRFGVFSIDVSGHGVTAALLTARLATQFSSSVDQNAALFINEFGLYDSRPPAALARYLNHLLLTDLQTDNYFTMVFAIVDQITWEVCLVQAGHPYPLLQRVDGSVEQIGKGGLPVGVMEHATYDEISLKLKPGERLLIASDGLSDVTDRAGQALGTEGLSAILSADRNTYGVDLLETMVGAVLSHSNGEQCDDMSAVLLEHRASGHGSAPKR
- a CDS encoding acyl-CoA synthetase, translating into MSRFSSIADRNLVEQEMPYEKRDVASTVYQMLSRTAERFPGRPAISFQLLSGPRDYATTLSWADLLERVTETANLFRKLGVGPQDTVAYLLPNSIETPVVLLAGMTAGIVSPINPLLEADHIAGILKATNAKVLVTLKSFPKSDIAQKAAEAVAQAPCVEHVLEIDLNRHLTGLKKFIVPLARPKVPTRHHAEIHNFEAAASSENHNRLDFDDPAQDRVAAYFHTGGTTGLPKVAQHKYSGMIYNGFLGASLLFDEHDVLICPLPLFHVFAAYPILMSCVASGAHMVMPTPAGYRGDGVFDNFWKLIERWQVTFLITVPTAISALMQRPVDADVSSLRTAISGSAALPIELYNRFKAATGVEIAEGYGLTEATCLVSCNPVDGLKKVGSVGIPLPYSHVRILNRRDDAFVECATDEVGEICVASPGVFEGSTYTESDKNRDLFAEGRFLRTGDLGRIDPDGYLWITGRAKDLIIRGGHNLDPAEIEDALLSHPDVAFAGAIGQPDARAGELPCAYVELVEGGKVTDAELLEHARSRIHERAAVPKHLEILPELPKTAVGKIFKPDLRKLAIKRVYDAALEGTGASVAEVFEDKKRGLVVKITRDGTVDEEAVSHILGAFTRPWEWV